The proteins below are encoded in one region of Lagenorhynchus albirostris chromosome 7, mLagAlb1.1, whole genome shotgun sequence:
- the LOC132522623 gene encoding LOW QUALITY PROTEIN: uncharacterized protein LOC132522623 (The sequence of the model RefSeq protein was modified relative to this genomic sequence to represent the inferred CDS: substituted 1 base at 1 genomic stop codon): SVLLHSKGPISAKRXWVQGATGNKQYSWTTRRTVDLGIGRITHSFLIIPECPYPLLGRDLLSKVGAQIHFQPEGPTITDNKGRLLQILTMKLEDEYKLYEQPSSSRVNVTDWVTRFPQAWAETAGMGMAKNRPPVLVELKATATPITVRQYPMSREAKDGIRPHIQRLLDLGILIRCQSAWNTPLLPVKKPGTNDYRPVQDLREVNKRVADLHPTVPNPYNLLSTLPPQHTWYTVLDLKDAFFCLRLSPLSQPYFAFEWKDPTSGMSGQLTWTRLPQGFKNSPTIFDEALHQDLALYRESNPQVTLLQYVDDILLAAETQEDCIKGTEKLLTELGTLGYRASAKKAQICQQQQAESMLQQMHRWTHLGTKKMVALLQKAGYETPGMTKLAEQIVQECVPCQQVNAHKGKLETGKRLRGDRPGTYWEVDFTEVRPGRYGNKYLLVFVDTFSGWIEAFPTKKETAAVVAKKILEEIFPRFGAPKVIGSDNGPAFVAQVSQDVARYLGTDWKLHCAYRPQSSGQVERMNRTLKETLTKLSLETGGTDWTVLLPLALFRTLEPRWKGSYTVLLTTPTAIKVDGIAAWIHASHVKAAPAAASSGWQAQRTDNPLKLKLLRT, encoded by the exons tccgtccttctccactcaaaaggtcctatctcagctaaaaggtgatgggtacaaggagccactgggaataaacaatattcatggaccacacgaaggacagtagatcttgggattggacgaataacccattcatttttgattattccggaatgcccctatcctttgctgggaagagatttactctccaaagtaggggctcaaatccactttcagccagaaggtcccaccataactgataataaaggaaggttacttcaaatattgactatgaaattagaagatgaatataaattatacgagCAGCCTTCATCCTCACGAGTTAATGTTACAGATTGGGTAACTCGGTTCCCTCAAGCCTGGGCAGAAACTGCCGGAATGGGGATGGCCAAAAATCGGCCCCCGGTGCTAGTGGAACTCAAGGCAACTGCCACCCCAATAACGGTCCGTCAATACCCCATGAGTAGAGAAGCCAAAGACGGTATCCGTCCCCATATACAGAGGCTACTAGACTTGGGCATCTTAATAAGATGTCAATCAGCATGGAACACCCCTCTCCTGCCGGtaaagaaaccaggaacaaatgattatcggccggtgcaggatctacgagaggtaaacaaacgggtggcagacctccaccccacagttccaaacccttacaacctcctgagcactcttccacctcaacatacgtggtatactgttttggaccttaaagatgcttttttctgtttaagactctctcccctgagccaaccctactttgccttcgaatggaaagatccaacatcgggaatgtctggtcagctgacatggacacggctacctcagggatttaagaactccccgaccatctttgatgaagccctccatcaggatttggcattatatagagaatcaaatccccaggtaacattactccaatacgttgatgatattttattagctgctgagacccaagaagattgtatcaagggtactgaaaaactgttaacggaacttggaaccctgggatatagagcctcagccaagaaagcacaaatatgccaacaacag caagcagaatccatgttacaacagatgcacagatggaCACATTTGGGGACTAAAAAGATGGTAGCCTTGTTACAAAAAGCCGGGTACGAAACCCCTGGAATGACAAAATTAGCTGAACAAATTGTGCAGGAATGCGTCCCATGTCAACAGGTAAATGCTCACAAAGGGAAACTTGAAACTGGAAAGAGACTCAGGGGGGACCGCCCAGGAACTTACTGGGAAGTGGACTTTACCGAAGTGCGTCCTGGAAGGTAcggtaataaataccttttagtttttgtagacactttttcaggatggatagaggctttcccaacaaagaaagaaacagctgctgtagtagccaagaagattttagaagaaatttttcctcgatttggagcaccaaaggtaatagggtctgataatggtccagccttcgtcgcccaggtaagtcaggatgtggccagatatttggggactgattggaaattacattgtgcatatagaccccagagttcaggtcaggtagaaagaatgaatagaactctaaaagagacccTAACCAAATTGTCCTTGGAGACTGGCGGTACAGATTGGACGGTGCTCCTTCCTTTAGCACTGTTCCGG ACGTTGGAACCTCGAtggaaaggatcatacaccgtccTCCTAACCACCCCAACGGCCATAAAAGTGGACGGCATCGCTGCCTGGATCCATGCTTCACACGTGAAAGCTGCACCAGCGGCGGCATCATCAGGATGGCAGGCCCAAAGAACCGACAACCCGCTCAAACTCAAGCTTCTACGAACCTAG